From Quercus lobata isolate SW786 chromosome 1, ValleyOak3.0 Primary Assembly, whole genome shotgun sequence, one genomic window encodes:
- the LOC115960029 gene encoding polygalacturonase-like — protein sequence MAKFSRLFYTLFFILSVSHISRANIVYNVINFGAKPDGKTDSTPAFLNAWSAACASSDSSTINVPKGRYLIGSLAFKGECKSSDIAFQIDGTLVAPADYRVLGQASNWLSFEGVSGVTIIGGALDAKGSGLWACKAAGTNCPSGATALSFTNSYNIRINGLLSLNSQMYHIVFNGCQNVHVERIKIIASGDSPNTDGIHVQLSSNVVIVNSTIKTGDDCISIGPGTKNLWIEHIKCGPGHGISIGSLAKDMEEAGVQNVTVSKAIFIGTQNGLRIKSWARPSSGFVQRVRFLGAVMQNVQNPIVIDQNYCPHNINCPGQVSGVKISDVLYQDIRGTSATQIAIKFDCSAKNPCTGIRIENVNLIYPNQVAQSFCTNAIGKTLGSVQPNGCL from the exons ATGGCCAAGTTTTCAAGGCTCTTTTACACccttttcttcattctttctgTCTCCCACATATCACGTGCAAATATAGTTTACAATGTCATAAATTTTGGAGCTAAACCAGATGGCAAAACAGACTCAACCCCAGCATTTCTTAATGCATGGTCTGCAGCTTGTGCTTCCTCGGACTCTTCAACCATAAATGTGCCTAAGGGAAGGTACTTGATTGGCTCCTTGGCCTTCAAAGGTGAATGCAAAAGCTCTGATATCGCATTCCAGATTGATGGAACTCTAGTGGCTCCAGCAGATTATCGTGTTCTTGGCCAAGCTAGTAATTGGCTCAGCTTTGAAGGTGTTAGCGGAGTTACCATTATTGGAGGAGCACTCGATGCCAAAGGATCAGGCTTGTGGGCTTGCAAAGCTGCTGGCACTAACTGTCCCAGCGGAGCCACG GCTTTAAGTTTTACCAATTCTTACAACATTAGGATCAACGGGTTATTGTCACTAAATAGTCAGATGTACCATATTGTATTCAACGGCTGCCAGAATGTGCATgttgaaagaatcaaaattatAGCCTCCGGGGACAGCCCCAACACAGACGGCATCCATGTTCAACTATCAAGTAATGTTGTAATAGTTAACTCCACCATCAAAACTGGGGATGATTGCATCTCCATTGGCCCTGGCACCAAGAACTTGTGGATTGAACACATCAAATGCGGCCCCGGTCACGGCATTAg CATAGGGAGCCTTGCGAAGGACATGGAAGAGGCAGGGGTACAAAATGTGACGGTCAGTAAAGCCATTTTTATTGGTACCCAAAATGGACTAAGGATAAAGTCTTGGGCCAGACCCAGCTCTGGATTTGTCCAACGGGTTCGCTTTTTAGGAGCTGTTATGCAAAATGTCCAAAATCCTATAGTTATAGACCAAAATTACTGTCCTCACAATATCAATTGTCCTGGTCAG GTATCTGGAGTAAAAATCAGTGATGTGTTATACCAGGATATCAGAGGAACATCAGCAACACAAATTGCTATAAAATTTGATTGTAGTGCCAAGAACCCTTGCACTGGTATAAGAATTGAAAATGTCAATTTGATTTATCCAAATCAAGTAGCTCAATCGTTTTGTACAAATGCAATTGGGAAGACCCTCGGTTCAGTCCAACCAAATGGTTGTTTGTAA